The following coding sequences are from one Natrarchaeobaculum sulfurireducens window:
- a CDS encoding saccharopine dehydrogenase family protein gives MNSLLIYGSYGYTGRLVAREAVSRGGTPIVAGRDGRQVSQQAAELGLEGRSFDLESPALASHLEDVDALLNCAGPFIETAEPLFEACLEAETDYLDITGEFPVFERFRRRDDVAREAGITALPGVGFEVVPSDCLAAFLHGQLPEADELALGITGSPTFSRGTAHTLLELLGTGVVRRNGRLVEVPTTFRTRQIDFGDGAEPAVTAPWADVVTAAHTTGIETIEVYVAVPPVAKPLLPLADVSAWLVDRTPVRRLLEQGIDALVDGPDEHQLATETAVVWGEARDSETGRSARARLRTPNPYALTVDAVLAAAERVLDAAHHVPAGFQTPASAFGADFALGLEGVERELVSTPSTSHRIEVSAADD, from the coding sequence ATGAACTCCCTTCTCATCTACGGCTCGTACGGCTACACCGGCCGGCTCGTCGCCCGCGAAGCCGTCTCACGGGGAGGGACGCCGATCGTGGCGGGACGGGACGGTCGGCAGGTCTCCCAACAGGCCGCCGAACTCGGACTCGAGGGTCGGTCGTTCGACCTCGAGTCGCCCGCTCTCGCCAGCCATCTCGAGGACGTCGACGCGCTCTTAAACTGTGCGGGCCCGTTCATCGAGACGGCCGAGCCGCTGTTCGAGGCCTGCCTCGAGGCCGAAACGGACTATCTGGATATCACCGGTGAGTTCCCGGTCTTCGAACGATTCCGCCGACGCGACGACGTCGCCCGCGAGGCGGGAATCACGGCGCTGCCGGGGGTCGGCTTCGAGGTCGTCCCCTCCGACTGTCTGGCTGCGTTTCTTCACGGCCAGCTCCCCGAGGCCGACGAACTCGCACTCGGAATCACGGGCTCGCCGACGTTCTCTCGCGGGACGGCCCACACCTTGCTCGAGTTGCTCGGCACCGGCGTGGTGCGACGGAACGGCCGACTCGTCGAGGTACCTACGACGTTCCGAACCCGGCAGATCGACTTCGGTGACGGGGCCGAACCCGCCGTTACGGCTCCGTGGGCTGACGTCGTCACCGCCGCCCACACCACCGGGATCGAGACGATCGAAGTCTACGTCGCGGTTCCGCCCGTCGCGAAACCACTTCTTCCGCTGGCCGACGTGAGTGCCTGGCTCGTCGATCGTACCCCGGTCAGGCGACTCCTCGAGCAGGGGATCGATGCCCTCGTCGACGGCCCGGACGAGCACCAACTGGCGACCGAGACGGCCGTCGTCTGGGGTGAGGCCCGCGACAGCGAGACCGGTCGGAGCGCCCGGGCACGGCTTCGAACGCCGAACCCGTATGCGTTGACGGTCGACGCGGTGCTGGCCGCGGCCGAGCGCGTGCTCGACGCTGCACATCACGTTCCAGCGGGATTTCAGACGCCGGCGAGTGCCTTCGGCGCCGACTTCGCCCTCGGACTCGAGGGGGTCGAACGCGAACTGGTATCCACTCCCAGTACGTCACACCGGATCGAGGTATCGGCTGCCGACGACTGA
- a CDS encoding DUF7344 domain-containing protein yields MTTTSHSEFDCAEFVCAVLDWLEGRQEGSESLDEAFELLAHTRRRLLLEVMRTYDEQVTLPDAAEAVAVRESGRSMTDLSAERVANVYISLYHDHLPRLVDAGLLEYDQERDLVSPAIV; encoded by the coding sequence ATGACTACGACGTCACATTCCGAGTTCGACTGTGCCGAATTCGTCTGTGCGGTCCTCGACTGGCTCGAGGGCCGCCAAGAGGGTTCCGAGTCGCTCGACGAGGCCTTCGAACTCCTCGCACACACGCGTCGGCGACTCCTGCTCGAGGTTATGCGGACCTACGACGAGCAGGTGACGCTGCCCGACGCCGCCGAAGCAGTCGCCGTCAGGGAGTCCGGCCGCTCGATGACCGACCTCTCTGCCGAGCGCGTCGCGAACGTCTACATCTCCCTGTACCACGATCACCTGCCCCGACTGGTCGACGCTGGCTTACTCGAGTACGACCAGGAGCGAGATCTGGTTTCGCCGGCCATCGTCTGA
- a CDS encoding transcriptional regulator: protein MREADETTRQRLAAALREEPATASELAARLDVTPHAVVDHVEHVARSLEGTGEQLLVAPPTCRDCGFSEFDDPANLPSRCPSCKSESIAEPTFTVE from the coding sequence ATGCGAGAAGCCGACGAAACGACCAGACAGCGACTGGCGGCCGCGTTACGCGAAGAGCCTGCAACGGCGAGCGAACTCGCCGCCAGACTCGACGTCACCCCACACGCAGTCGTCGACCACGTCGAACACGTCGCTCGATCGCTCGAGGGAACGGGCGAGCAACTGCTCGTTGCACCGCCCACGTGTCGCGACTGCGGGTTTTCGGAGTTCGACGATCCGGCGAACCTCCCGTCTCGGTGTCCCTCATGTAAGTCCGAGTCGATCGCCGAGCCGACGTTCACGGTCGAGTGA
- a CDS encoding sugar phosphate nucleotidyltransferase has protein sequence MKAVVLAGGYATRLWPITKHRPKMFLPIGDSTVVDRIFAELEADDRIDEVYVSTNERFAADFEEHLADTEFEKPRLSIEETTDEDEKFGVVGALAQLVDREDIDDDLLVIAGDNLISFDVSEFVDYFEERESPTLAAYDVGSRERAKSYGLVELEGDRVVSFQEKPDDPNSTLVSIACYAFPRESLSLLSTYLEQGNNPDEPGWFVQWLQDREPTYAYTFEDAWFDIGTPESYLDAVAWHLNGDSLVAESATLEDTTVGENVHVMADVTLEESHLDHAVVFPNATVRNGDIRRSIIDEGTHLEDLDLAGALIGAHTTITNGKP, from the coding sequence ATGAAAGCCGTCGTTCTCGCTGGCGGATATGCGACCCGTCTGTGGCCGATCACGAAGCATCGACCCAAGATGTTCCTACCGATCGGCGACTCGACAGTCGTCGACCGGATCTTCGCCGAACTCGAGGCCGACGACCGGATCGACGAGGTCTACGTCAGCACGAACGAACGATTCGCCGCCGACTTCGAGGAGCACCTCGCCGACACCGAGTTCGAGAAACCCCGCCTCTCGATCGAGGAGACTACCGACGAAGACGAGAAGTTCGGCGTCGTCGGCGCACTCGCACAACTCGTCGACCGCGAGGATATCGACGACGACCTGCTCGTGATCGCCGGTGACAACCTGATCAGCTTCGACGTGTCGGAGTTCGTCGACTACTTCGAAGAGCGCGAGTCGCCGACGCTCGCGGCCTACGACGTCGGCTCGCGCGAGCGCGCCAAATCGTATGGGCTCGTCGAACTCGAGGGCGACCGTGTCGTGTCTTTCCAGGAGAAACCCGACGATCCGAACTCGACGCTCGTCTCGATCGCCTGCTATGCGTTTCCACGGGAGTCGCTGTCGCTTCTGTCGACCTATCTCGAGCAGGGCAACAACCCAGACGAGCCGGGCTGGTTCGTCCAGTGGCTTCAGGATCGCGAGCCGACGTACGCCTACACCTTCGAAGACGCCTGGTTCGATATCGGCACGCCCGAGAGCTACCTCGACGCCGTTGCCTGGCACCTAAACGGTGATTCGCTAGTCGCCGAGTCCGCGACCCTCGAGGACACGACAGTCGGCGAGAACGTCCACGTCATGGCCGATGTCACTCTCGAGGAGAGCCATCTCGATCACGCGGTCGTCTTCCCCAACGCGACGGTCCGAAACGGTGACATCCGTCGGTCGATCATCGACGAGGGGACCCACCTCGAGGACCTCGATCTGGCCGGGGCACTCATCGGCGCACACACGACAATCACGAACGGCAAACCGTAG
- a CDS encoding NfeD family protein: protein MLDALFGNLPLMLLSVGLLLMALEAISPGAHFIVIGVALVGAGLVGVLFPPVASPFILAGLTLVIGLIATYIYHEFDFYGGKGTAQTKDSSSLAGATGYATEAITNRTGQVKLDEGGFAPHYSARTTSGTIEEGEEIIVLDPGGGNVLTVESMDAIGEDEIDRALAREAARHADDVDATEESTERERETEKSS, encoded by the coding sequence ATGCTCGACGCCCTCTTCGGGAATCTACCGCTCATGCTGTTGTCCGTGGGACTCCTCTTGATGGCGCTCGAGGCCATCTCACCGGGTGCCCACTTCATCGTCATCGGCGTCGCACTGGTCGGTGCGGGGCTCGTCGGCGTGCTCTTCCCACCGGTCGCGAGCCCGTTTATTCTGGCGGGACTAACGCTCGTCATCGGGCTCATCGCGACGTACATCTACCACGAGTTCGATTTCTACGGCGGCAAAGGGACCGCCCAGACGAAAGACTCGAGTTCGCTCGCCGGCGCGACCGGCTACGCGACCGAGGCGATCACGAACCGGACCGGGCAGGTCAAACTCGACGAGGGCGGTTTCGCACCCCACTACAGCGCGAGGACAACGAGCGGCACGATCGAGGAGGGTGAAGAGATTATCGTCCTCGACCCTGGCGGTGGCAACGTGTTGACGGTCGAATCGATGGATGCGATCGGCGAAGACGAGATCGATCGTGCACTCGCAAGGGAGGCGGCGCGCCACGCAGACGACGTCGACGCGACCGAAGAGTCGACAGAACGCGAACGCGAAACCGAAAAATCGAGCTAA
- a CDS encoding SPFH domain-containing protein, whose protein sequence is MVVELFPMQTGEALLFVGALVLVVVIAALLSAIEIVDAYEKRALTVFGEYRKLLEPGINFVPPFVSNTYRFDMRTQTLDVPRQEAITRDNSPVTADAVVYIKVMDAKKAFLEVDDYKKAVSNLAQTTLRAVLGDMELDDTLNKRQEINAKIRQELDEPTDEWGIRVESVEVREVNPSKDVQRAMEQQTSAERKRRAMILEAQGERRSAVEKAEGDKQSEIIRAQGEKQSQILEAQGDSISTVLRARSAESMGERAVIDKGMDALTEIGQSESTTFVLPQELTSMVGRYGKHLSGSDVSEDQDQLESLEFDDETRELIGLDDIAEIIGEIDQEAEMDVEAMEEEAQRIKEGEDPAKISDPDEVIEEMDQEFQQTDGGVEETVGDEPTTNN, encoded by the coding sequence ATGGTGGTAGAACTCTTTCCGATGCAGACCGGCGAGGCGTTGTTGTTCGTCGGTGCCCTCGTCCTCGTAGTGGTCATCGCCGCGTTACTGAGCGCGATCGAAATCGTCGACGCGTACGAGAAACGTGCGCTGACGGTCTTCGGTGAGTACCGAAAGCTGCTCGAGCCGGGGATCAACTTCGTCCCCCCGTTCGTCTCGAACACCTATCGGTTCGACATGCGAACACAGACGTTAGACGTCCCCCGGCAGGAAGCGATCACGCGCGACAACTCGCCCGTGACCGCCGACGCCGTCGTCTACATCAAAGTGATGGACGCGAAGAAGGCGTTCCTCGAGGTCGACGACTACAAGAAGGCCGTCTCGAACCTCGCTCAGACGACGCTGCGTGCCGTTCTGGGTGACATGGAACTGGACGATACGCTCAACAAACGCCAGGAGATCAACGCCAAGATCCGTCAGGAACTCGACGAGCCCACCGACGAGTGGGGGATTCGAGTCGAGAGCGTCGAGGTCCGTGAGGTCAACCCCTCGAAAGACGTCCAGCGCGCGATGGAACAGCAGACCTCCGCCGAGCGGAAACGCCGTGCCATGATTCTCGAGGCACAGGGTGAACGCCGCAGTGCCGTCGAGAAGGCAGAAGGTGACAAACAGAGTGAGATCATCCGCGCACAGGGTGAAAAGCAGAGTCAGATCCTCGAAGCACAGGGTGACTCGATCTCGACGGTCCTCCGTGCCCGATCGGCCGAATCGATGGGCGAACGCGCGGTGATCGACAAGGGAATGGATGCGCTGACCGAGATCGGCCAGAGCGAGTCGACGACGTTCGTCCTCCCGCAGGAACTCACCTCGATGGTGGGTCGCTACGGCAAGCATCTCTCGGGTAGCGACGTCAGCGAGGACCAAGACCAGCTCGAGAGCCTCGAGTTCGACGACGAAACCCGCGAGCTGATCGGTTTAGACGACATCGCCGAGATCATCGGCGAGATCGACCAGGAAGCCGAGATGGACGTCGAAGCGATGGAAGAAGAGGCCCAGCGGATCAAAGAGGGCGAAGATCCGGCGAAGATCTCGGACCCGGACGAAGTCATCGAAGAGATGGACCAGGAGTTCCAGCAGACTGACGGCGGCGTCGAGGAGACGGTAGGCGACGAGCCGACGACGAACAACTAA
- a CDS encoding winged helix-turn-helix transcriptional regulator, whose product MTAPDGVDDNKRATLRRFAALGGATSLAGLAGPASADTGESDARDAIAGYLSTTPGAHFSKIRDDLQLGTGETQHHLGRLEEVDAIERYRDGDYKRFVLANRFDAFEKQALGYLRRDTPRGMLIELLSSPEASGGDLASALEVSAPTVSKYAGELEEAGLLSREDGYAVERPETVLLLVVRYADSFDDRALAFATNADGLVEYHG is encoded by the coding sequence ATGACAGCTCCCGATGGGGTCGACGACAACAAACGAGCGACGTTGCGCCGATTCGCCGCCCTGGGTGGCGCGACCTCGCTCGCCGGTCTTGCCGGCCCCGCGTCGGCTGACACGGGTGAAAGCGACGCACGCGATGCGATCGCCGGCTACCTTTCGACGACTCCCGGAGCACACTTCTCGAAGATCCGTGACGACCTCCAGCTTGGAACCGGCGAGACCCAACACCACCTGGGTCGTCTAGAGGAAGTCGATGCGATCGAACGCTACCGCGACGGCGACTACAAGCGGTTCGTGCTCGCGAATCGGTTCGACGCGTTCGAGAAACAGGCACTCGGCTACCTCCGACGCGATACGCCACGCGGCATGCTGATCGAACTCCTCTCGAGCCCGGAGGCCAGCGGGGGTGACCTCGCGAGCGCGCTCGAGGTCTCGGCACCGACCGTCAGCAAGTACGCTGGCGAACTCGAGGAGGCCGGCTTACTCTCCCGCGAAGACGGCTATGCGGTCGAACGGCCCGAAACCGTGCTGTTACTCGTGGTTAGATACGCAGACTCCTTCGACGACCGGGCACTGGCTTTCGCGACGAACGCCGACGGACTGGTCGAATACCACGGCTAA
- a CDS encoding HAD family hydrolase, giving the protein MQSPILFDMDGVILEGRRTDPQVYADATDAALAELGVEPSRAQRSDLGSSDLEAVADRCAELGVDPATFWAAKERHASAGTHDRIRSGERGRYEDSDVIDDLAERTTTALVSNNRHATAAFVADYYGFDFDAVRGRDPTFEGYRRRKPDPYYLERTLDALDADGGLYVGDSPKDVVAGRAAGLETAFVRRPHNRDCAVPEPTYELDSLWDLECVLE; this is encoded by the coding sequence GTGCAGTCACCGATACTGTTCGACATGGACGGCGTCATCCTCGAGGGGCGGCGTACCGATCCGCAGGTGTACGCGGACGCCACCGACGCAGCGCTCGCGGAACTCGGCGTCGAGCCCTCGCGGGCACAGCGGAGCGACCTCGGGAGCAGCGACCTCGAGGCCGTCGCCGACCGCTGTGCGGAACTCGGGGTGGACCCCGCGACGTTCTGGGCGGCCAAGGAACGACACGCCTCGGCGGGAACCCACGACCGGATTCGCTCGGGCGAACGTGGTCGATACGAGGACAGCGACGTGATCGACGACCTCGCCGAGCGGACTACGACTGCCCTCGTGAGCAACAATCGCCACGCCACCGCTGCCTTCGTCGCCGACTACTACGGCTTCGACTTCGATGCTGTCCGGGGTCGCGACCCGACGTTCGAGGGCTACCGACGGCGAAAACCCGACCCGTACTACCTCGAGCGGACGCTCGACGCCCTCGACGCCGACGGCGGGCTCTACGTCGGTGACTCGCCGAAAGACGTCGTCGCCGGCCGTGCGGCCGGCCTCGAGACCGCGTTCGTCCGTCGCCCGCACAACCGTGACTGTGCGGTCCCCGAGCCGACGTACGAACTCGACTCGCTGTGGGACCTCGAGTGCGTCTTGGAATAA
- a CDS encoding DUF7123 family protein yields MSTAMAPDLTTKQRKILQYLKENAGTKTYFKSRLIGQELGMTAKEVGSNITALQESAHDVEIEKWGYSSSTTWKVVV; encoded by the coding sequence ATGAGCACTGCAATGGCCCCCGACCTCACGACCAAACAGCGGAAGATTCTCCAGTACTTAAAGGAGAACGCCGGAACGAAGACGTACTTCAAATCCCGGCTCATCGGCCAGGAACTGGGGATGACGGCCAAGGAGGTCGGGTCGAACATCACCGCCTTGCAGGAGAGTGCCCACGACGTCGAGATCGAAAAGTGGGGCTACTCCTCGAGTACGACCTGGAAGGTCGTCGTCTAG
- the yjjX gene encoding inosine/xanthosine triphosphatase, translating to MHVAVGSTNPVKVEAVERTLSRYEPSVVAVAVDSGVPEQPWSIPETVRGAETRSHRALEATDANYGIGLEGGVADLEGVPGLSLVMWAAVTDGRRLERGSGPSIRLPDRVASRLDAGEELGPVMDDLLGTSGVAKTEGAAGVLTDGLTDRTSALSQAVACAFGPFQVPYYD from the coding sequence ATGCACGTCGCGGTCGGGAGTACGAACCCGGTCAAAGTCGAGGCGGTCGAGCGAACACTTTCTCGATACGAGCCATCGGTAGTCGCCGTCGCGGTCGACTCCGGCGTCCCCGAACAGCCCTGGTCGATCCCCGAGACCGTCAGGGGAGCCGAAACCCGTTCCCACCGGGCGCTCGAGGCGACCGATGCAAACTACGGTATCGGCCTCGAGGGAGGCGTCGCCGATCTCGAGGGTGTACCGGGCCTTTCGCTCGTTATGTGGGCAGCGGTCACCGACGGTCGACGGCTCGAGCGGGGGAGTGGCCCGTCGATACGATTACCCGACCGCGTCGCGAGCCGGCTCGATGCAGGCGAGGAACTCGGGCCAGTGATGGACGACCTCCTCGGAACGAGCGGTGTCGCCAAGACCGAGGGTGCCGCAGGTGTCCTCACAGATGGACTGACCGACAGAACGAGTGCATTGTCACAGGCGGTCGCGTGTGCGTTCGGCCCGTTTCAGGTTCCTTACTACGACTGA
- a CDS encoding transcription initiation factor IIB: MTNGSPHTRVRRSEHETTEETTNEHNDLACPECTGNLVVDDEHGETVCEDCGLVVEEDSVDRGPEWRAFDAAEKNEKSRVGAPTTNTMHDKGLSTNIDWRNKDAYGNALGSRQREKMQRLRKWNERFRTRDSKERNLKQALGEIDRMASALGLPTNVRETASVIYRRALDEDLLPGRSIEGVSTSCVYAAARQAGVPRSLDEIADVSRVEKNEIARTYRYVVRELGLEVQPADPESYVPRFASGLELSDEAEHRARSLLQNAKEKGVHSGKSPVGLAAAAVYAAALLTNEKTTQAAVSDVADISEVTIRNRYHELLEAEETLGLA, translated from the coding sequence ATGACCAACGGATCACCGCACACGAGAGTACGGCGTAGCGAACACGAAACGACTGAAGAAACGACGAACGAACACAACGACCTGGCCTGCCCCGAGTGTACCGGCAACCTCGTCGTCGACGACGAGCACGGCGAGACGGTCTGTGAAGACTGTGGACTGGTCGTCGAAGAGGACTCCGTCGACCGTGGCCCCGAGTGGCGGGCGTTCGACGCTGCCGAGAAAAACGAGAAGTCCCGCGTCGGGGCTCCGACGACGAACACGATGCACGACAAAGGGCTCTCGACGAACATCGACTGGCGCAACAAAGACGCCTACGGTAACGCCCTGGGTTCGCGCCAGCGCGAGAAGATGCAGCGGCTTCGTAAGTGGAACGAGCGCTTCCGCACGCGTGACTCGAAAGAGCGCAACCTCAAGCAAGCGCTCGGTGAGATCGATCGGATGGCGAGCGCACTGGGCCTTCCAACGAACGTCCGCGAGACCGCAAGCGTTATTTACCGCCGCGCGCTCGACGAAGACCTCCTCCCCGGACGGTCGATCGAAGGTGTCTCGACTTCCTGTGTCTACGCCGCTGCTCGTCAGGCAGGCGTCCCCCGGAGTCTCGACGAGATCGCCGACGTCTCCCGCGTCGAGAAAAACGAGATCGCCCGCACTTACCGCTACGTGGTTCGCGAACTCGGCCTCGAGGTCCAGCCGGCAGACCCCGAAAGCTACGTCCCCCGCTTTGCCTCGGGACTCGAGCTGTCGGACGAGGCAGAACATCGCGCACGAAGCCTGCTCCAGAACGCCAAGGAGAAGGGCGTCCACTCGGGCAAATCGCCGGTCGGACTCGCGGCCGCCGCCGTCTACGCCGCCGCGCTCTTGACCAACGAGAAGACGACCCAGGCAGCCGTCAGCGACGTCGCGGACATCTCCGAAGTCACCATCCGCAACCGCTATCACGAACTCCTCGAGGCCGAGGAAACCCTCGGTCTGGCCTGA
- a CDS encoding type I 3-dehydroquinate dehydratase, whose protein sequence is MGMDFDAFTLLASTADLADEPAAREHADGLEFRMDLADEPLEALAGYDGELPILATNRPTWEGGEFEGDDANRFDELAAATEVEAVRAIDVELESLRAGDADVVLETARDHDVAVVASAHDFEGTPDEIEMLETLSDACSYADVGKLAVTAHSREETLGLLAVTHRLTADGKTVATMAMGEAGSHTRAVAPVYGSKIGYAPVDPADATAPGQYDLETLSRLVAQLE, encoded by the coding sequence ATGGGCATGGATTTCGACGCGTTTACGCTGCTGGCTTCGACCGCCGACCTCGCCGACGAACCCGCCGCCCGCGAGCACGCCGACGGCCTCGAGTTTCGGATGGATCTGGCCGACGAGCCCCTCGAGGCGCTCGCGGGCTACGACGGCGAGTTGCCGATTCTCGCGACGAACCGCCCCACCTGGGAAGGCGGCGAGTTCGAGGGCGACGACGCGAACCGATTCGACGAGCTCGCTGCAGCGACCGAGGTCGAAGCCGTCCGTGCGATCGACGTCGAACTCGAGTCACTACGGGCCGGTGACGCCGACGTCGTTCTCGAGACGGCACGCGATCACGATGTCGCCGTCGTCGCGTCGGCCCACGACTTCGAGGGCACGCCCGACGAGATCGAGATGCTCGAGACGCTGTCTGACGCCTGTTCGTACGCCGACGTCGGCAAACTCGCCGTCACGGCCCACTCGCGCGAGGAGACGCTGGGTCTACTCGCGGTCACACACCGATTGACTGCGGATGGAAAGACCGTCGCGACGATGGCGATGGGCGAGGCGGGTAGCCACACGCGCGCCGTTGCGCCCGTCTACGGCTCGAAGATCGGCTACGCGCCCGTCGATCCCGCCGACGCGACCGCTCCGGGGCAGTACGACCTCGAGACGCTTTCGCGGCTGGTAGCACAGCTCGAGTGA
- a CDS encoding zinc ribbon domain-containing protein codes for MSWLRALAAGGLSVLFPGAGHAIIRDWLRALVFAGLYLSAIVLFLPSFDQLAAAGSMAERAELLGTEINTVGQFALSFVVLFAAIDATFRALGFPPGSNGTSGADGPTCPQCGKELDEDLAFCHWCTTRLEPPEGDDVDEEPAHT; via the coding sequence ATGAGCTGGCTTCGCGCGCTCGCTGCTGGCGGACTTTCGGTTCTCTTCCCTGGGGCAGGCCATGCGATTATCCGTGACTGGCTTCGTGCCCTGGTGTTCGCCGGGTTGTATCTCTCTGCAATCGTGCTCTTTCTCCCCTCGTTCGATCAACTCGCCGCCGCTGGGTCGATGGCCGAACGGGCCGAGTTACTCGGGACCGAGATCAATACGGTCGGGCAGTTCGCCCTCTCGTTCGTCGTCCTCTTTGCGGCGATCGACGCAACCTTCCGTGCGCTTGGCTTTCCACCCGGATCGAACGGCACGAGCGGTGCCGACGGACCGACGTGTCCTCAGTGCGGCAAGGAACTCGACGAAGACCTGGCGTTCTGTCACTGGTGTACGACCCGGCTCGAGCCCCCTGAGGGGGATGACGTCGACGAAGAGCCGGCACACACCTGA
- a CDS encoding 3-dehydroquinate synthase II: MTRSVWIKADDAVGDWDDRRARITAALEAGADWVLVDEADVARVRELGDINVAAYRTDGDVTLVDDVEASDDPDERPDAIIVGKDGEGDGTVDIPEDFSGSADLSTLRRDGDLERGAYVRILGKEYEAFAETAADEADYTIVIGEDWTIIPLENLIARIGEETELVAGVTSAEEAKTAFETLEIGADAVLVDSDDPDVIRETVEVRDEAERERLELEYAEVLEVERIGSADRVCIDTGNLLDHDEGMLVGSMARGLVFVHAETAESPYVASRPFRVNAGAVHAYVRTPDGGTKYLSELQSGDEVQVVDTNGTTREAIVGRVKIEKRPMFRVALETDDGDRVETLLQNAETIKVATGEGRKAITDLEAGDDLLLYYEDTARHFGEAVEESIIEK; this comes from the coding sequence ATGACCCGATCTGTCTGGATCAAAGCCGACGATGCCGTCGGCGACTGGGACGACCGCCGGGCGCGGATCACCGCCGCGCTCGAGGCGGGTGCTGACTGGGTACTGGTCGACGAAGCCGACGTCGCTCGCGTGCGCGAACTCGGGGACATCAACGTCGCCGCGTACCGAACTGACGGGGACGTCACGCTCGTCGACGACGTCGAAGCGAGCGACGACCCCGACGAGCGACCCGACGCCATCATCGTCGGCAAAGACGGCGAGGGTGACGGCACAGTCGACATTCCGGAGGACTTTTCGGGCTCTGCTGACCTCTCGACGCTGCGTCGCGACGGCGACTTAGAGCGGGGGGCGTACGTTCGCATTCTCGGAAAGGAGTACGAGGCGTTCGCTGAGACGGCGGCTGACGAGGCAGACTACACGATCGTCATCGGAGAAGACTGGACGATTATCCCCCTCGAGAACCTCATCGCTCGCATCGGCGAGGAGACCGAACTCGTCGCGGGCGTCACGAGCGCCGAAGAGGCGAAGACAGCGTTCGAAACCCTCGAGATCGGCGCCGACGCCGTCCTGGTCGACTCCGACGACCCCGACGTGATCCGCGAGACCGTCGAGGTCCGCGACGAGGCCGAACGCGAGCGCCTCGAGCTCGAGTACGCCGAGGTGCTCGAGGTCGAACGTATCGGCAGCGCAGACCGTGTCTGTATCGATACGGGCAATCTGCTAGACCACGACGAGGGAATGCTCGTCGGCTCTATGGCACGAGGTCTGGTCTTCGTCCACGCAGAGACCGCCGAATCACCGTACGTTGCCTCCCGCCCGTTCCGGGTCAACGCGGGTGCCGTCCACGCCTACGTTCGGACCCCCGACGGCGGCACGAAGTACCTCTCGGAACTCCAGAGCGGCGACGAGGTCCAGGTCGTCGACACGAACGGCACCACCCGCGAAGCGATCGTCGGTCGCGTCAAGATCGAAAAACGCCCGATGTTCCGCGTTGCCCTCGAGACCGACGACGGCGACCGCGTCGAGACGTTGCTCCAGAACGCCGAGACGATCAAGGTCGCCACCGGTGAGGGTCGGAAAGCGATAACCGACCTCGAGGCTGGCGACGACCTCCTGCTGTACTACGAGGACACGGCTCGACACTTCGGCGAAGCCGTCGAAGAGAGCATCATCGAGAAGTAG